AAAAAATCTCATGGACTCCACTTATTGTCCTTATGTCATCTTGGTATTCTGTGTTATTTTTAGTATtatcaaagagaaaaaaagacttcaaaatAATGTTTCAGGAAGACGCtgataatgggttttttttttggcaatgtCATGCCAAGGCATTTCtgacttctctccctcctctataATTTTTAAATAGTGTGGAATACTGAAGGACAGAAGGTGTTGTCCATAGTGTTACAGGGTCCCATTCaatcctagctacgccactggagaacAAGTGATacattaaaaaatgaaatgatcCCTCCAAATCAAGAAGAAAATGGTAGCCTAAAAGTCACATTCCATACCAAGAGTTTAGATTAGGAATACAGGAGAGTGTTGACTTCAGTGACAAAAACTTCCATGCAGAACTGCCTGTGAAGCATTTCCTGCCAGATTCCCATATAGTCAATTAATGTTTGCAGTCAAGCTCGCCTTACAATACATATGTTCTGCGTCTACAAAAATCCAACCTCTCCCCAACGACAGATGCAGATCAGAACTAGGAAATTTCCTGATGGAAGCCACCatacaaaaacaacaacattctGATTTTCATTCATCTGAGAAGTAGCAACATAAATGTCTTCACTTCCAGGTACATAGAGAAATACCTGAAAAAAATCCTATCATAAATGTACCAAAcatgattcaaacagcaagaaccctacctatgaataggAAGAACTACAATTATTAAACTGGGCCCTAAAATACCAATATACCAACTACAGACAAAACAGAACTATCgagttctacacagaaactacatacagaataccacacctcagtcaaatacagaacaaaggatcacaaattacaaacagaattctgaagacaaaaactgaactgggaaccccaagaagtcaaacacaGCATGTACCACAATGCTgaagaaataaacataaatacatgaACATAATAcaagcacatttcccaaagttcccgggggcatgtcggaatggtagcgaaggcgggacaggggcgtgctggggcgtggttaagagatgggcgccctcggccaataatggaaaaaattcaaaataaaacttatttCTACTTttcttgtctggacattttatctTCCCATCGtgctggtcccagtttctcttttcatcAGTTGTCCATCGTCATTTCTCCTTCTCGTTTCCTGTCTTGTTCTATTCTTTCTCTACAACCACAGGAGGAGATACCGGGCCATGGGCAAGGGGGTGAGTTGAGAGAGACGAGTAGTGCCAGACCCGTAGGCAGAAGGGAAGCAGAATGAGAAATGGACACtcttcttggaaccttttctaattccactataccttttctTGAGATAcagccagaattgaacgcaatactcaaggtgaggtcgcaccatgtagcgatatagtggcattataatattcttggtcttattttccaacACCTTTAATAAACGTTAATTTCGTTCACTCTAACCTGCTGCATGGTGTCACTTCATCCAGGCCCCGAGACCATCTCACTCATAGTATCACATTGCGTTTAACTGGATAAGTGCGACCCACAACATAGCTTAGGcaattagaggggatattcagtatctgcaaaaatagtatacgtaaaccgctttgactgtatttacagaaaggcagtatatcaaatgtagaataaacataaacaaacactACTTGGTTAAATGCCTCTGAATATTCCCGGATAATCACGCACAGGCAATTTAATCAAGCAGGAGCCTCTTGTGCCTCCTTAAATCACTTTGCATATCTAATGCAAGAATTAGCAAtgggtcaggtgcaagtagagggagggggagctgaggagggcaaaatgaccTGTGACGTTATTTCTTCGCAGATGTTGTCCTAAACATaaatttgtttatacttagagtttgggaacatgtgaagtcattctgatcaactgataagggccaagagctctggtgagaGAAGCTGGGGTCCATTTGAATGAATAGGGTCAAAATGGTATAAAAGGGGCAGCCTAgagggtattagatcagaagacTGCAAAGAGAAGGCTCCGGAAGGCTGGGGAGAGAGATCAGACTGCACCTGCTGTGTGAAATGTTGTCCCATCATGATCCAGAGCTGAATGCCTAATTTGCCTGTACTGCTGTTAGTGAGATTgcaataaactatcttcttatatcccaacgagtccttctgattatggagcttgttaattcctggactgtgtaggGGCAGTCTGGGGAAATATGAGGTCAAGATAATtggtgggaacacgcaaattattTACAACCCCTTAACGTTTCTAAGCTGAATCCAAACATGTTAATACTCAATGAATGAAGCCTGGAGCTATGGGAAATCTTTTCAAGGTTATTTAAAATCTTAATCATTCAAGACACTTCATGTTACTTAGAAATAAGAAAATGTGATCTAAAATGTATGCTAAGGAAAGTGTGGAGGAAATAAAAGTTATTTAAACAATGATGGTTTTAGGACGGATACCAAATACACACTCGGTGCCAATGCAGGAAAACAAGACACAGCCAAATATGAggggaaaaaatttaaaaagcatggAGTGTCTATTAGCTGCCCATCGCCATGCTCTCCATTTGTAGGAGGCTATTTGGGAACTTTTTCTGCGCCACTGTTCAGCTTGATTGTTGGCTCTGTTGCTCTGTGTGCGCTCCTATTTACCTGGACTTTCTGATGCTGCGGTTGGAagtggggtggagggtgggttAGTTGAGTGGGTGGGTGCAGGAGTTCCCTTTAAGTAAAAACTAGAAAATGTTCTGAAGTTATATTGCTTGCATATTTGTTGCCTTGGGCAGGGTTTGTTCCTTTATTTTTACTACCCTATGGTTTTCTTgttgcaatgttttttttctgttctgctaTTTCTTATTGGCTGTTTTGTACTTACTCCTGCTTTTTGGTTTTCAATAaagacagacgttcaaatatttgaaaggtattaatctgcaaaaaaaccttttccgtagataggaaggcggtagaactagaggacatgaaatgagattgaagggggcagacgcaagaaaaatgtcaggaagtattttttcacagagagagtggtggatacttggaatgccctcccaagggaggtggtagagatgaaaatggtaacggcattcaaaaatacgtgggataaatataaaggaatcctgttcagaagcaatggatcctcagaagcttagcggagattgggtggcagagccggtggtgggaggcggggctagtggttaggaggcggggctagtgctaggcagacttctaaggtcagtgccctgaaaatggcagatagaaatcaaggtcaggtatacacataaagtagcacatatgagtttatcttgttgggcagactggatagactgtacaggtctttctctgcagtcatctactatgttactacgttacttctaaaaataaaatataaattaaaaaaaaaaattaaaaaggagaaagaCATTGCACTTACTTTGACAGTGATACACCACCTGCTTTTCCAATCATTTCCTCGTGATGCAACACTGCATTGTTCCAAGGGATGCCAAGGAATTTCAAGAGAGTCCTCATCCACCGTTCAGGATGCAACACCAGCTGCTCATAATGTACCAGCATGCATCTCTCATAACCAACCTCCATGCACTGGTTGTACATTGTTTCTATGGCACGGTTCCATTTGGTCAAACAATCTCTGTAGCTGTTCAAGTCAAACCCAGCAATGGTCACTTTTCTGGATATCATGGAATGTACCGAGGCACGGCCATCACGAACCATGAAAAGAAATTTGGCATTGGGAAAAATTTTGGCAAGGTAAGTTAAAGACTTCAGAGCAAAAGGATCTTTATTGCATAAGTAAGGAGCAGGCTCCCCATGTTTGACAATGATTTCCAGTAAAAAGGCCTGCATGGCCGAATCGAGAACTTCATCTGTGACTCCAGCTTCATCTAGTCGGATTTTTTCCTTGCTTGACCTGGCCCACATCTGCTTGACTGCCAGTATCCGAGGGATTACCCTGGTTTCTTCTCCACAACGAATATCTGGATGAGCATCTAACATAGCCCGCATGAGAGTGGTGCCACTTCTTGGCACCCCTCCAATAAATATTAAAGGCATGTCCTTGTGGTACGCAAAGGTTGCATTTGCTCTTACATCAAGTCTGGTCCTTAAAGTTGTTTTTGCACTCTCCATCCTGATAGGCTGGCTGCGTTCTTCTATCCTATGGTGACATTCCATGGCATGTTGCCCCAGATAAAATACTGTCACTGAACTGATAACCAGACATGCGAGTAATAAGTTCTGCTTCAGTTTTCCTATCATTTTGGACACAGTAGTCAGGTTTACAATGCAAACTGTTTTTGTAGCCACACGTTTGCTTAGATATCCATGCTGGACAGACTAATTCATCAACatctggagaaagaaagaaaaaaaaaaagagattctaTTACATACTTTTATAATGAAATATGGTGCCTTTTCTAGATGATTATAAGAAACTTGCAGCACTTAATGAAAGTCATTTGTGCTAAAAAGGATGTATAAAGATTATACACTAGGGAGCTACCATGTGAAAAAGCAAACCAAAATCATTCATAGCTCAGGCTGTAAACATTCAGCATACTCTCACTCCCAGACACTAGCTTACAAtaaaccgatatgctcatatcacccctctcctcaagtcacttcactggcttccgatcaggtaccgcatacagttcaagcttctcctactaacctacaaatgcgctcaatctacagcccctcactacctctctacccttatctccccgtacgctcctacccgaaacctccgctcacaggacaaatccctcctctctgttcccgtttccaccatcgccaactccaggctccgccctttctgccttgcctctccctatgcttggaacaaacttcctgagcccatacgccaagccccctcccaatgtcaccttcggcacctaaccatttcacctctatccaggaaatctagactgccccaatttgactgtctgcacatgttgtccattagattgtaagctgactgcacatgttgtcctttagattgtaagctcctttgagcagggactgtccctctttgttaaactgtacagcgctgcgtaaccctagtagcgctttagaaatgttaagtagtagtagtagtaatattaattCCTACCCATTTTATCATATCCAGTAATTGAAGCTGAAGAGGTAGATTTTTATTATCAAAGGTTAGATGGCAATTACGAGTACATATAGATATATaaagagaaactgagttcaaAGTTCTACTGCACAGAGAGTTTTTCCTGTTTCACTTAGAACTGTACTAGAAGACAAGATAAAAGATTTTGGTTTTCCCTTTTTCAACAGTTCTTGGCTTTTCCAGGAAGGTCTTCAATGTACGCAATGTCCACAGTTTTAAAACAACTGCATTGATGGTGTGTGCTTTAAAGTATTAATCCAATAGTTGGGGAGTATGTTCAGTGACGGGCACACTTCTACAATCCacaccctgaaaatggcaaagacacaTTACGATCATATCATGCAAGTTTATCTtaaggaagactggatggaccgtgcagttctTTATCTTCAATGCTTTGTCCAATGACATGAATCCCAACAAGAGGTTCTCTACCTCACAATAGcacttgctactactacttatcatttctatagcgctactagacttgctATGTCACAGGTTGCAATCTCTATGGAATGGATGATGGGTTCATGTTTGTTGTATAAGTTTGCTTTTGCACAGATAGAAGGTAACTTTATAGCAAATTGGCCAATGTGTGTAGCATATATgaatataaatttaaataaatttatAAAATGAAACTTCTGCACATCTAAATAAAAATATCCCTTCCCACATATTCTGCCCTGGGATTTACACCGTGTCTGACTTTcatgtacatagtaaatgatggcagataaagacctgaatggtcccattcagtctgcccaagaagataaactcattttacatggtatgtgatactttccagctaattttcgaaagagaagggcgcccatcattTGGGAGAtgggtgccatttatttatttattacatttgtaccccgcgctttcccgctcattgcaggctcaatgcggcttacatagtaacaagagaatacaatctgtagtatcagaatcaacaaaggaggtatgtgataggacaaatgaacaaggagtaaatggaatAGAAGTgatgtgagagaaaggatagggattgCTGCGGGCTTCAAAAGTGGTTACCCTATTCCTTACAAAAGGCCACAACAAGATGCAATGACCTACCCAAGGAATGCAACTTCTATTCGCATGCACCACCAGGTAGCAGGGGAGAAGATTAACAAAGAACTGCGGCTTGGGAGAATAGCGGGCCCGTTTACAGAGCCACCGTTTACGTCGATGATAATTTCCCCAATTGGTATAGTCCCAAAAAAGGAACCTGGAAAATTCTGTCTCATTCACAACCTTTCCTACCCAGTTGGAAAGTCTGTGAATGGCTACATAGACCCACATAGTTGTTCAGTTCAATACGCTTCATTTGATCAGGCCATAAAAATCATAAGAAATCACGGCACACACACAAAATTGGCGAAGCGTTCCGCCTCCTATCAGTCCATCCGGATTCATCTCCCCtatgaggtttccagttcaaagAACACTTTTAATTTGACAAATGTATCCCCATGGGCTGCGCGATCTCTTGTGCGTACTTCGAGCAACTGCTCTCCGTCGCCGGGACGGacgaagttcccgggggcatgtcggaatggtagcgaaggcgggacaggggcgtgctggggcgtggttaagagatgggcgccctcgtccaataatggaaaaaagaagggcatctgtggcgagaatttggtccactttatttggtcccttttttttcaggtccaagtcccaaaaaagtgcccgaactgaccagatgatcaccggagggaattggggatcacctcccctgaatcccccagtggtcactaatcccctccctcaaaaaacaactttcaaaactttttttgccagcctctatgccagcctcaaatgtcatacccagctccataacagcagtatgcaggtccctggagcagttttagtgggtgcagtggactccaggcaggcggacccaggcccatccccccccccccacctgttacacttgtggcggaaaatgggagccctccaaaacccacccgaaccccactgtacccacatgtaggtgcccccccttcaccccttagggctatggtagtggtgtatagttgtggggagtgggttttgggggggtgaaggggggctcagcacccaaggtaagggaggtatgcacctgggagcaatttgcggtccactgtagtgccccctagggtgcccggttgttctggcatgtgacggggaccagtgcactacgaatcctggcccctcccacgaccaaatgccttggatttaatcgtttttgagatgggcgccatcggtttccattatgggggaaaaccgCGGGTGCCCATCTgtaaatccggcgatctcagcatttaggtcgagattTGGGTGCCccctcaaccgtattatcaaaacgaaagatggacgcccatctcgtttcgaaaatacggttggccccgccccttagCGACGCCATCCTCAAAGATGGGCATCCCCGATCGAACATGCCcctctttatatgtatacctgagtttgatttgtccctgccgttctcagggcatagactgtagaagtctgccctagttttgcttcccagttactggtgttatcacccaatctccgctaagattccatagatccattccttctaaacaggattcctttgtgcttatccccatgcatgtttgaattccattaccgttttcatctccaccacctcccgcaggaggggattccacgtatctaccatcctttccctgaaaaaatacttccatacattactcccgagtctgacccccttcaatcttaattcatgtcctctagtcctaccctcttctcgtctctggaaaaggtttatttgtggattaatacctttcaaatatttgaacgtctgtaacatgtcacccgtttctcttttccttcaaggtatacatgttcaggttggcaagcctctcctcatatggtttgcaatgcaaatcctataccatttttgtagcatttctttgcaccacttccatctGTGCACATAACCCcaaattctacccccccccccccccaccgcccggAACACCTATGCTCTTTCCAGGTAAAATTATACAccaagcaggtaattttataaaagattgtTTGTGCATAAACACCAATTTGCATGCTTAAAACAGAGTGTTTATAAAACTATACCATGCATAGTGACCAGGCATATACTTTTACATGATTCATGTGGAGGCGTGTTCAGAGGTAGGggttgggtggagcatgggtagaGTAGcattttatgcatttattttagaCAATATCATTTACACCTGTTCATAAGTAGTGGTGATGTCCATGGCTTTAATCTAGGTACAATTTCTTCTAGTTTATCCctagaattttataaagacacatatgcACCTATATGGCCTTCACATGTAGGCAACCTTATATACAATTACCCTTCAAGAGGTTATTACAACATAAGGTTACCCATCAGTTTACAAATCTCcaaatttttttgaaggtgtgaataaatatgtagataaaaagaTGAGGTAGATGCTTTAATATATTTAGATTTGGAAAGCAATGTCCTGTTATTGACTgggaactgattaaaagatagcaAGATTACGTTAATCTTATTTTATTATGCCACCACAGGGAACATACCATCTTAGTGGTTTACAAAGTATTAATAGCAGGAGAGAACACAGCAAGGAAAGGAAATACATATcaaacaggaaagcagaaaggAGACTAGAGAGTTGCAATACTCCACAAGGGAGTAGTTTAGGGGGAAAGGGAAACAGGTCCAACAAACTAAGTGTTCCAACATGGGCCTCCAAGTCTGGAGAACTGGAGAGAAAACACCAGGGAGACAATTCAATAAGGGGTCTCAAAAACCTGCCTAAATAAGTAGGTTTTAAGAGGTACCTTAAAATCTTGATGGGAAGACAGATGCATAAACTAAGGGGTAATGAGAaggtacttacttgtagcaggtattctccgagaacagcaggccttatattctcaccgGTCCGGAGCTTGTAATAAGTTTAAAAACAGGTCTTTGAGCAAATGCCTTCTTGCTGGCTGTGAAAGCtcaggaccagcagtacaatataaaacataataaaaaggaGACAACTCTAAGGGGAGATGGGAGAGTATGTGACAATATAAGGCCTGCTCTCctaggaaaatacctgctacagataaataccttcactttctccaaggacaagcaggcctataattttcacaggtgggaatccctagctacaggctcaacaaaaacaacaaccacCAGTGGTCAATTGGTCCTCACAACGGCAAGGGCAAAAAGttattaacctgaaactatatacaattggGTGAcagtacagcctggaacagaacaaaatggacctaggaggatggagttgaactctagaccccaaacaaattctgcatcaCTGTCTGTCCAAATGGACTgccacgtcgggtatcctgctcaaggcagtaatgagatgtgaatgtgtgaagaccacatcacagtcttgcaaatttcttcaatgaaggctgacctcaagtgggctaccaacacagccatggctctgacaatgTGAGCCCTGACATGACTctcaagaaatgcaatctgctagccaattggaaatagtgcatttcccaatggcaacccccatcctgttgggattaaaagaagtgaaaagttgggtggactgtcagTAAGGCCTAGTCCGCACCAAGTAAAAtgccaatgcttgcttgcagtccaaggtgtgagtACGTTTACGCCAGGATGGGTATGAGGtcggggaagaatgttggcaagacaattgactggttcagatggaactccaatacaacagtacagagagggttcaaagtacaaaacaaaatacagcagaaaagcaccaagagccttcaaaaatggaacacagttcctttaattcaAAATCAATATTCCaataaagacctgacacgggctgtgtttcggcgcacacgccgcacagcgcctgcatcaggggtcacacatGATCTATTACAAAATGAGTATTGTGATCAAACTTCTTTAGGAGATAAAAGGATTCGATATGCTCAAAAGTCACTCGCGTATCGGGAGCAAGGAGTCCTAAGGACCTTCATATAATGTATGTTAAATCACCAAAGATTAACAATCGTAATTATAAATCAATGTGAAGAGAT
This sequence is a window from Microcaecilia unicolor chromosome 13, aMicUni1.1, whole genome shotgun sequence. Protein-coding genes within it:
- the TPST1 gene encoding protein-tyrosine sulfotransferase 1 isoform X4, which gives rise to MIGKLKQNLLLACLVISSVTVFYLGQHAMECHHRIEERSQPIRMESAKTTLRTRLDVRANATFAYHKDMPLIFIGGVPRSGTTLMRAMLDAHPDIRCGEETRVIPRILAVKQMWARSSKEKIRLDEAGVTDEVLDSAMQAFLLEIIVKHGEPAPYLCNKDPFALKSLTYLAKIFPNAKFLFMVRDGRASVHSMISRKVTIAGFDLNSYRDCLTKWNRAIETMYNQCMEVGYERCMLVHYEQLVLHPERWMRTLLKFLGIPWNNAVLHHEEMIGKAGGVSLSKVERSTDQVIKPVNVEALSKWVGKIPSDVLRDMPMIAPMLAKLGYDPYANPPNYGKPDQKVLENTRRD
- the TPST1 gene encoding protein-tyrosine sulfotransferase 1 isoform X1, whose amino-acid sequence is MIGKLKQNLLLACLVISSVTVFYLGQHAMECHHRIEERSQPIRMESAKTTLRTRLDVRANATFAYHKDMPLIFIGGVPRSGTTLMRAMLDAHPDIRCGEETRVIPRILAVKQMWARSSKEKIRLDEAGVTDEVLDSAMQAFLLEIIVKHGEPAPYLCNKDPFALKSLTYLAKIFPNAKFLFMVRDGRASVHSMISRKVTIAGFDLNSYRDCLTKWNRAIETMYNQCMEVGYERCMLVHYEQLVLHPERWMRTLLKFLGIPWNNAVLHHEEMIGKAGGVSLSKVERSTDQVIKPVNVEALSKWVGKIPSDVLRDMPMIAPMLAKLGYDPYANPPNYGKPDQKVLENTRRVYKGEFQLPEFLRDVPQPKIRRQYKKKS
- the TPST1 gene encoding protein-tyrosine sulfotransferase 1 isoform X2 encodes the protein MIGKLKQNLLLACLVISSVTVFYLGQHAMECHHRIEERSQPIRMESAKTTLRTRLDVRANATFAYHKDMPLIFIGGVPRSGTTLMRAMLDAHPDIRCGEETRVIPRILAVKQMWARSSKEKIRLDEAGVTDEVLDSAMQAFLLEIIVKHGEPAPYLCNKDPFALKSLTYLAKIFPNAKFLFMVRDGRASVHSMISRKVTIAGFDLNSYRDCLTKWNRAIETMYNQCMEVGYERCMLVHYEQLVLHPERWMRTLLKFLGIPWNNAVLHHEEMIGKAGGVSLSKVERSTDQVIKPVNVEALSKWVGKIPSDVLRDMPMIAPMLAKLGYDPYANPPNYGKPDQKVLENTRRVYKGEFQLPEFLRDVPQD
- the TPST1 gene encoding protein-tyrosine sulfotransferase 1 isoform X3 yields the protein MIGKLKQNLLLACLVISSVTVFYLGQHAMECHHRIEERSQPIRMESAKTTLRTRLDVRANATFAYHKDMPLIFIGGVPRSGTTLMRAMLDAHPDIRCGEETRVIPRILAVKQMWARSSKEKIRLDEAGVTDEVLDSAMQAFLLEIIVKHGEPAPYLCNKDPFALKSLTYLAKIFPNAKFLFMVRDGRASVHSMISRKVTIAGFDLNSYRDCLTKWNRAIETMYNQCMEVGYERCMLVHYEQLVLHPERWMRTLLKFLGIPWNNAVLHHEEMIGKAGGVSLSKVERSTDQVIKPVNVEALSKWVGKIPSDVLRDMPMIAPMLAKLGYDPYANPPNYGKPDQKVLENTRRPKIRRQYKKKS